A section of the Deltaproteobacteria bacterium genome encodes:
- a CDS encoding TonB family protein: MYWEYEPPKRRYIFQITIAVSIGFHVLVWAGLTHLGTRPASDSYLVQLVVARGMMRATPPPPPPPPATPTPPPTPKPTPAPTPVAPPPNQETKPPDAEPPKPVFGVTEDSVVEDSSFAVRVGNTLMQAQEKDFTDPSKVKPYAPQPVKQQAIKANAPPKLRSKVDPEYPALARKAGREGRVVLRVLIGADGHVKSVTVVRAEPPDFGFEQAAVEAVQQWVYSPPTEGVDTWFFQPVRFSLEE, from the coding sequence ATGTATTGGGAATACGAACCGCCCAAACGGCGGTACATCTTTCAGATCACGATCGCCGTTTCCATCGGCTTTCACGTGCTCGTGTGGGCGGGCTTGACGCACCTGGGCACGCGCCCGGCGAGCGATTCGTATCTCGTTCAGCTCGTGGTCGCCCGCGGGATGATGCGCGCGACACCGCCACCGCCCCCCCCGCCGCCGGCCACGCCCACGCCGCCCCCGACGCCGAAGCCGACTCCCGCGCCCACTCCGGTCGCACCGCCGCCGAATCAGGAAACCAAGCCGCCCGACGCCGAGCCGCCCAAACCGGTTTTCGGCGTCACCGAGGATTCCGTCGTCGAGGATTCGAGTTTCGCGGTGCGCGTCGGCAATACGCTGATGCAGGCGCAGGAAAAGGATTTCACCGACCCCTCGAAGGTGAAGCCCTATGCGCCGCAGCCCGTGAAACAACAGGCGATCAAGGCGAACGCCCCGCCGAAACTGCGCTCCAAGGTCGACCCGGAATACCCCGCCCTGGCGCGCAAGGCCGGACGCGAGGGGCGCGTCGTGCTGCGTGTGCTGATCGGTGCGGACGGCCACGTGAAGTCCGTGACCGTGGTACGCGCCGAGCCGCCGGATTTCGGGTTCGAGCAGGCAGCCGTCGAGGCGGTGCAGCAGTGGGTCTATTCGCCGCCCACGGAGGGCGTCGATACCTGGTTCTTCCAGCCGGTGCGTTTTTCGCTGGAGGAGTGA
- a CDS encoding methylglyoxal synthase, producing the protein MMKPSTNPKRVALVAHDHKKRDMVEWARYNKDLLANHTLCATGTTGAMIEQELGLPVEKLKSGPLGGDLQLGAMISENRLDMLIFFWDPLEPQPHDVEVKALLRICVVYNVPVACNRATADFVISSELMGRTYERMIPVYDGDRARPLPAEH; encoded by the coding sequence ATGATGAAACCGTCCACGAATCCCAAGCGCGTCGCCCTCGTCGCGCACGACCATAAGAAACGCGACATGGTGGAATGGGCCCGCTACAACAAGGACCTGCTCGCCAACCACACGCTCTGCGCCACCGGCACGACGGGCGCGATGATCGAACAGGAACTCGGTCTGCCGGTTGAGAAACTCAAGAGCGGTCCGCTCGGCGGCGACCTTCAGCTCGGCGCGATGATCTCGGAAAACCGGCTCGATATGCTGATCTTTTTTTGGGACCCGCTGGAGCCGCAGCCGCACGACGTGGAAGTGAAGGCGCTGCTGCGCATCTGCGTGGTCTACAACGTCCCGGTCGCGTGCAATCGGGCGACAGCCGATTTCGTGATCTCGTCGGAGCTGATGGGACGCACCTACGAGCGCATGATTCCGGTGTACGACGGCGACCGCGCGCGACCGCTGCCCGCCGAGCATTGA
- a CDS encoding glycosyltransferase family 39 protein → MSPWPVAALHIALMVALAAFLRGAFFAGAVLPDDMVYVSQIDQIRQGGWPEISAANLWAARPLLLLIMRASLAVFGWNDVGLVAPFFAASIALVAGAYLVAAKFAGRNAGLLAALALAVCPLDLVYSTTVANDILASAFAWGGAAIAVFVIPFRCGPAAPGRDASQLALPVLGFAGFVTGCAAAVKLTGMIAGPIAVIAVWLATGRDERGKTLAPTAAFLAGWLVAQIALAAFIGAHTGDPFAHFAAERDYYLRSDWMIHDANPIRLLAAYPGWMSGLVPERYGSVTLWPFGAWWWMFALAAVVAWRRESRAVRAAIVATLLVLAVLEFAPLRLWPYVPIHRLPRVLHLALAPAAVAIGAAFAAIPSARRGFLVLALMVTSLIPGALSARVTSDIGRDKRIAAEYVQSNRPARVVTDVEMAQYLEFRADMSPTYSIDAQQAAPTFLPPGSLVIYGGSRRLEYTVDDAPAWREAAAKRGCRIVATSTASPNPWRADGLVVCEVPVIIDKF, encoded by the coding sequence ATGTCGCCGTGGCCCGTGGCCGCGTTGCACATCGCGCTCATGGTCGCGCTCGCCGCGTTTTTGCGTGGGGCGTTTTTCGCGGGAGCGGTGCTGCCCGACGACATGGTGTATGTCAGCCAGATCGATCAGATCCGTCAGGGCGGCTGGCCGGAGATTTCGGCGGCGAACCTGTGGGCCGCGCGCCCGTTGCTGCTCCTCATCATGCGCGCGTCGCTCGCGGTCTTCGGCTGGAACGACGTAGGGCTCGTCGCGCCGTTTTTCGCCGCGTCGATTGCGCTTGTCGCGGGCGCGTATCTCGTCGCGGCGAAATTCGCGGGCCGCAACGCGGGGCTCCTGGCCGCGCTCGCGCTCGCCGTGTGTCCGCTCGATCTCGTGTATTCGACGACCGTGGCGAACGACATCCTCGCGTCGGCCTTCGCGTGGGGCGGCGCGGCGATCGCGGTGTTCGTGATTCCATTCCGATGTGGCCCGGCCGCCCCCGGCCGGGATGCCTCCCAACTCGCGCTCCCCGTTTTGGGCTTCGCCGGTTTCGTGACGGGCTGCGCGGCGGCGGTGAAACTCACGGGCATGATCGCGGGGCCGATCGCGGTCATCGCCGTGTGGCTCGCGACCGGGCGCGACGAGCGCGGCAAGACTCTTGCGCCTACGGCTGCGTTTCTCGCCGGATGGCTCGTCGCGCAGATCGCCCTCGCCGCGTTTATCGGCGCACACACGGGCGACCCCTTCGCGCACTTCGCCGCCGAGCGCGACTACTATCTGCGTTCCGACTGGATGATCCACGACGCGAACCCGATCCGTCTCCTCGCCGCGTATCCCGGATGGATGTCGGGCCTCGTGCCCGAGCGCTATGGCTCCGTAACGCTCTGGCCGTTCGGCGCGTGGTGGTGGATGTTCGCCCTCGCGGCGGTCGTCGCGTGGCGGCGCGAGTCGCGCGCGGTCCGCGCGGCGATTGTCGCGACGCTGCTCGTGCTCGCCGTTCTCGAATTCGCCCCGTTGCGTCTGTGGCCGTACGTGCCGATCCACCGCCTGCCGCGGGTGTTGCACCTCGCGCTGGCGCCCGCTGCCGTCGCGATCGGCGCGGCGTTCGCGGCGATCCCATCGGCCCGGCGCGGATTCCTCGTCCTCGCGCTCATGGTCACCTCGCTGATCCCCGGCGCGCTTTCGGCGCGCGTGACGTCCGACATCGGTCGCGACAAACGCATCGCGGCGGAATATGTGCAATCGAACCGTCCCGCGCGCGTCGTGACCGATGTCGAGATGGCGCAGTATCTGGAGTTTCGCGCGGACATGTCGCCCACGTATTCCATCGACGCGCAGCAGGCCGCGCCGACTTTCTTGCCGCCGGGATCGCTCGTCATTTACGGTGGGTCTCGACGGCTGGAATACACGGTGGACGACGCGCCGGCGTGGCGCGAAGCCGCCGCGAAACGCGGCTGCCGAATCGTGGCGACATCGACCGCGTCACCCAACCCGTGGCGCGCTGATGGACTCGTCGTCTGCGAAGTGCCTGTTATTATTGATAAATTCTAG